In Montipora foliosa isolate CH-2021 chromosome 9, ASM3666993v2, whole genome shotgun sequence, the DNA window gcggcttattttctctcgtataaatgggggtatggccctattgtgattgaccatcttcggaagttcgtggttgacgagcaccttgatcattcatttggcatgttagctgtatcctttcaacttttaatgtggtgcaccggtagtgcagaagacctcattttttctatttatcccaactaatgtcgatcgagatacataattactgttcctttgtgttcaaaatgtctttagggcagtaaaaaagtgtttttcttaagctgaaaccttataaaataagctcaaaattgctgagaaaaaaatcgcataatttacattatttatcgcataattggcctttctaatcgcacaatctgccctgaaaaaatcgcataatttgcatttttaaatCGCACCCTGTCAGAAGGCCTGGCTAGGCGatccttatttttttttcaccttgcTGTAAAAACTCTGACAGCTCCACTGCTTGgtattaaaataacaaaaaaagtatGTGAGCCTTCTTGGCTTGCTTTCCCAACAATAGAGGATGAAGGGTAAGGAACAACATTCAAAGCACAAGAGTATTCTTGACTTCTTTTCAGTTGGTACAACTTTAAAAAGATAGACAATGCAATGAACATGTCCATTTTGACATGAGttcaaaatcaataaaaaagTTCTGAAACTGAATAAGTTCACTAAAGTAATAAATAAACTTAACTGACCTGTACAAGAAAATGTTTCCCAAAAGAACTCATTTAACTTGGTTTTCCACTAAACTTGCCACAAGTATATAAACTCTAGTCACAAATCTGAAGTTGTTTGCTAGTTTGAAATGTATTCCCATGGCTATCTGATTTTGTACACAGTCATATAATCAGTAATCaataatattcaaaatattaatAAACAGCAAATGGAAAAGACAAGACCTTTATCATAGTTCAATCTAAGTGTAATGGTTAAATATCATATTAATAGCTTGCAACATTTCTGAAACCACTAATGGCAAATGCAGGCCGGGCGGTAAAATAGTTCCTGTTATCGAGGGCAAATTATGCTTTTTTTCACTAGCTGACCAAAAAAAATATCCTccctgcaagaaaaaaataataaaaattaaaatttaataaaaattacCTAGAGAAAAGTACCTAGTACGAACTAGGCTTGAGCGCGCCTATCGACTGTCATCCTCTTGGGAGTTTTTTACAGTCTACTAACCCCAACCCCCCTCTGCCCAAAAAGAATGCATTGACTATTGTTTTCCAAATGTCCCTGGATGTACAGCACATTTAGATATAGTGTATTGTGGGATTACAAAATAGTAAAGCATCTCATTTTGTAGCCTTCAAAACAGGTGTCGAAATGAAATTGGGAGGGCAAGGAAAAGGAAGAGCAGATAGGGAGAGGAAAGGTACACCTGCCATAAGAACGACCTTCTGTTCATTTGTGCagtcgaacaattttgatttgcTGATACCCATTTTAACCAAGTCATGGTTATACCAAGGTCAGATTTCCAACACCCCCACCCAGCGCTATGTATAAAACATTGTATAAGCCTATAGGGCTTGTCATTGGGATTTTGCAGTATTCATCGATTTTTGGTAAACAAAAATTCCTTGGTTACATATCCAAGTGGTGTGTAAAACCTTGTTCTTATTGGTGAAAGTGTTGACAGTTAATTGACCGGGCAATGTGACTAGACCACAAAACATTTGTTGGGCACAATGCAAAAATGGGTTCTTGCACCAGGTGTGCCTCCCCCTTTTCTCTTACATACCCCCCTGCCCCACCCTGCTCTTCCCTTTTTGTGCCTGCCAGGCTTTACAATTCAAACAACATATTCACAAACTATAAAAACTCAACATCTTTTGATGGTGCCATTAACAGGTGTTCCACTGGCACATTTATTCCTTTTTCTTATTCTCCATTAAAGCCATCAAGATTTTGTTCTGCTGTTGCTGCTGTGTAATAAGCATTGCTTGCAAGCTTTGTTGTTGCTCCTGCATTTGACTCATGAAAGCACGCATCATACTGTCTTGTTGCTGAGCAGCTTGAGCTTGTTTATCTGCAGCAAGTTCCAATTCCCTTTTCCTCAGttcaagttccttttctttcaaatcATGATCTTTCGCTGATTTTTCCTTCAGATAATCAATTGTATCACTTGTGCTTCTTCTTACCTTCTTCTTTCCATTGCCTTTATCCGATTCATCATTCTCCCTTTTTTTAGTATCAGCCATTCTTTCCATTGCTTGTTTTCTCACTTCTTCTGctgttgccttttccttttctGCCTTTCTATTTTTGTCAAGATCCTGcgactcaattttagctttacCATCCTTTTCTCTCTCCAAAATTTCTTCCAGCAAACTATCCAGTTCTGATATTTCGACATGAATTCCTGACGCTTTCTCCTCGTCCCTTAATTTTTGGGCTTGCTTTGCAGTCAAGAGAGAGTACCTGTCACGGACAGCTCTGGCGGATACTCTGAACTTTGGCTGGTCAATGGCATTCAGCCGCTGGGCAATAGCGTCCCAAACCTTTCCCCTTTCTGGGCTCCTCGGTTTAAAATTAAACGGTTCCGAGACAAGAACTTCACGACACATGATCACATCGTGTTCCGATGACCACTGAAAATACTTGTTTCTGTTCGATGATAGAAAAATAGAACTTTAGGGCCAAATTTTAAGCAACCTTAAGCAACAATTTACTTCACTAATAGCTGATGTAAGTTACTGGCAAAGTACCGATTAATGGCATCTACAAAGCCCTGATACTTACCCTTTCTTCGTAGTGTCTTGAGAAGAAGCCATGTTTgatttcctgaaaaaaaatcactcGTCAGTGGCGCATTCACAGAATAAGTTATAAACAACAAAATCCGATAAAAACAGCCTTCATCAACCAATAAAGAATCAAATAATTCATGCAAAATAAAGCCAGGGTATACACCGAGGTTTCGCGAGTTTAAACAGGTTAACTTACTTACGTTTTCGGGAGAACGCCAACTCACTCAAAATTCAGTCGTCGACGTATGCACAACGACGCCTTGACTGAGACTGACATGCGCAATTCATTCAAAGCATCACGATTTTACTTCCGGCGGTCGTCGTCCTGTCATTCGTTGTcggtgcttaagctccctaacgacgtaaaatggccaaatttgagTTAATGTGGGGaagcaggagctcatcaaggggagcgTTTATCTCCAATTACTTGGCACAGGAGTCAACCCTTTTCTGAGTAGATTTTTTTATATGACGCCTCCCTTGgaagattcagcacgcccattgttgtaaaagccaatcaaaacagagctatctcagtacattaattttctctccaaacatccaCAACATCCTTGCCAATTTCATTCCTGGAATGTTGATTCACACGTCAAACGACTTGGAGAAATCGCGTAATTAGAACAATAACAGAAAGTGATATTTTTAGACATTGTTCTtttagccgtcgtcgtcgttcttGATTAAAGTGATATCACCTCAAAAAAATATGTTCGGTTAAGACTTCTCAGCACTTCTCAACAATTATAATACTTTGGTTCGCTTAACATTCTTTCCTTCAAATTCACTGTTTTATAGGATCCTAAGAAGAGGATAAACTAGTTGCAATTTGATCTACCACCGTGCAAGAAAGAGAAATAGGTTTAATATCGGGATGACGTAAAAGATTGCTTTGCATTgtgatagttctttgaaaacagcgttGCAAAGTAATTTGTGTCGTCAActggtatcgaacccattcctcTTTATTGCTCTGTCATGGATCCAACTACGACCACTATTCCCTTCCTTCAAATAAgataaaaaagtgaattttctaCAAAAAGGTTCTAAAAAGAACACGatatatttgggacgatttcggagaataaataaagtggcaAAGTTTGTTCAGGTGATCATTCACTTTAAGCTGCCTAGTAACCTACACCTCCCTGGCTACATATGATGCTAGTGCCTTTTCTTTTTGAGTCTGTGCTGGAGGATATGGCATAATGGACAAAAGCATATTTTTACGAGTCAGAGTATTACACTCCTTAGAGAATATAGAACTACtttgaaatgtcaaaatcacCCTTTTCACAGATCCATTCCTCCCCACCGTGGAACTCCGAACCATGGAATTTCCTGGTGACAACATCCTACCTACAGGCTACAACTTAACTATAGCTTGTATCAGTAATTCATCAAAGAAGGTGCCTGGATACCTTGACAAGCCATATTGGATACAATACTATTTCAATGACGTCAAGAAACTTTTACACGGTTGCGGAGGTTCTCACGTTGCTGTCGATAGTGAGGCCAGCAAAGTGTGCAAGTTCTTCATCCAAAATGCCACAGAAAAACATTCTGGAAATTACACTTGTAGGTCTTTCAATCAATACCAATGTACAGGGAGAACGATAGAGCTGGAGTTTAGGGGTAGGTTTTATTATTTTAGTCCTTTTTTTATAAATAGTATCAGCGTAGGGACATTAGGACCATAGGGTGCAAAAGGATGAATAATCTACCAAGGTAAAAGACATCTCCCTACATTACATACCTCTTATATTACGAACCTCGTTTTCTTCGTCTCTGTACTGTTATTAACAGTTACGGACCGagatttttcttttgatttatgCCGGGGCTATAAATCAGTAGGCACCGAGAGAACGaagttagtaagatatttattatatctctgaagTAATCAAGTGCTCGGGAAAGGTAACTAGTTGAATTCAAGCGGAAgattcaactgccacaaagattgccgcaTCAAAATGCGAGGAAAGAATgaatttttttggcttttttaaatagttgcttgcaagatccAAACAGTTTTAAAAGTTTATGTAACATAAACGCTATGAAAAGCTTGCTAGAAATTGTTTAAATAAAACATTCAAATTTGGCGGGCCGTACATTAGAATACCGCCAGCTAATTTAGCCAGTCATAGCTCGCGTAGCATTTGAGGAATACAAAAAATATTAACTTTAACTACCTGACCTTTTTATCTGACCGGTTAACCCAGTCAAGGAGCAGCGTCGCACAAAACTGTAGGGAGGGTAGTATGTTCAACTCCGGCAAGACCGACCCTCATTTTTCTTTAAACTGATGAGAATCACAGTTTGTAATTACAGCTGCAGATGGTTAGAGCAATAACCTCCTCGGATGAAGACGCTGACTCATAGACCGCGTATCACAATACATGTCCATACTCTCGAATATGTTTAGAAATGCGCCCAGGTAATTAGACGCATTGCTCTTAAACTGCTTCTAAGAAGCAGAACTACTCTTTTCAACCAGCATTGTTAAATTAACGGGGTTTTACTTGAACTTAGAACTCTCTAAAGATAAGTCGATTTTCTTGCATTTCCTTCAGTGAAAATTAAACTTTGACCTTACATGACATTTGGTCCAGAGGAATCTTCTGAAGGCCAAAAAAGTAGAGGTTACAAAGCTAGTTTCGTCGCTTTTAGCgatttttgtggttttttttgctccacttaaaaaaaaatcgtcttGCAAATTTTTTTGATGAATTGGCAGACAGAAGGCGTAAACAGTAATAATCGCTCTGCAAAATCTGAAGAGATTTCACCGAAGAAAACTGGAGATATTTCTCGTGAAGCTTTTGCATATTTTCCATCACACAACATATTCACAGAATAGGAATTCGCCAAGAACGCCATTTGAGCATGCATGAAATTCCCAACCCCGTTCAAGCGCGCGCGTACCTCTGCTTGAGATCTTGTGTTTTAATACGTGAGCAAAGAAAGCGAAGGAATTTGGAACGAGAGCTCCGTAGCGTTCACGACTCCAACGACGGCTGTATCCCTCGATCGATGGTTGTTAGAATCAGTTGAGTTGTTCAGAACAGTGggaaattattattacttttttaacCTTCCGTTGGACTCTTAAGAATTTGCAGCCTTCTTACAGATAGGTAAACATTTCGAAAAAATGATACGTCCACATAATtttgacgaaaaaaaaaaattgcaaagttgGGAAGCCGTGTTTGTTTACTTTCCGCGTGGGAGAGGCGCACGTGGCCCGCGGGAACTTTTAAGGCTTGCGCCATCAGCCACTTTTTAGTAACCAGGTTGCGCGCGGTCAGGAAACTATATGAAGCAACcttaccaggtgatctggtgacgtaatttggaggactgggaagaaaaattttaacgccgtatcccacaaccgcgcgcggccttagttGTTGTTTctaaactccctgcagtatttccatcgccaaaactcaacagatcattacgtgtctaccacatttcctgttgttgaatgaacattcaagtagaccctacgagatctaacctcgcctcttgcatgttgaattcgaaaataagctcgcgcgcggttgtgggatacggcgttaaaatttttctcccctgtcctccgagttacgtcaccagatcacctggtaagCTTCTTTAGTCTGGTCTTTTTGCCACTTTTGCCAAGTTACGCGCTAGCCTTTGAATGAACGGGAGGCCGGTGTTAATCTAATTATGATAaattttattgtgttttaaTTCATTCTAGCACCTTCACCTCCAACGTTTACCAAAATCCCTCCGCGAGAACTACTTGTTTCTTCTGGACATGTGGTAAATATGAGATGTGAGGCATCAGGCGTTCCCCTTCCGGTGATCACGTGGTTCAAAGATGGGGTCCCAGTATCTGAGGAGAAACTTTCAGTGGTAAAACGTGCCTCGCTGATATCTTTTAAAAGTGTTACGTCCACTGACGAAGGAGTGTATTGGTGCGCGGCAAGAAACCCTTTTGGCTGGAAGATGTCTTCTGATACGAGTTTAAGTTTACCGCAAAGTATGTTTATCGCTTTATAATCTTTTTAAGttaataatgtaaatgagaaaatactcacttctaattggttaagagaaatgcagttttcaggtaagACAGTTCAAAAAAGAGATGATTCAGGGCAAAGAGAGGAAGAAAACCAAGTATTCTGATAtgtcaatgatcaaagaaagtaAGAGATAACTAATCAAATGCAAACGCTCGATAACGCAATTTTCGCGTTATTTGGTGATACGTGTGCGTTGCTTTTACTTTGGTTCTTGTTTGCCTTTGAAAAAACACTCGCACTTATTTACTCCAAATTGCATTCAAAATACTGTGATTACCTCTACACAAAGTATGGAAGAAATTTTGTAGTGTACTGTCTCGCGAGTGAAAAGTAGGCGCTTATATGACAAGATGAAGtccaaatgtttttgttgattcTCATCGCCTCCCTTAATGCACGCACAGTTATTCAACTGGAGCCAGAGTTTTATGTGaccaatatcacgtgaccatatcgcgagcTCAAATGTAGAGAATCAATACTTGAATGTTCgtctagtttacagcatacatctttgatattgagcATTCAACAGGTGACATTAGAAAATGGATTTTTAGGTGACGGATTAACTAACTTTCCCAGGTTCGAATTCTTCTCAGCTTCGAGTCAAAAAGACTTAAGATGTCTTTTTAAAAGTATATCACCATTTCCCATGATCTATATCGAGCTTTCAGTCTTCgaaattcacgataatagtaaattgaaagcaaatgaaGAATCTATGACAATCGtgaattcaaggtagagaatgggTTGGAACAttcatgttatggtcaattgacacctgtcaaacaaggcatccgctgaccagtattacgGATTCAAGTTTAGAGGTAAAAGGGTTCAGCTATTTTTAAGTTGTCCGCTGACCAGATACTGGGTTTTGATTGGATCTCAGGCTCAATCAAGGTTAACTTATAACCTGAggttccgcttttaggcttggctaaatcttcGTGTTGAGAATGTTATGCGTTCTCTAATCTGCACCATGTCTCTTAGAACTCCGATCTTTCTCTCCCACCAAAAACAGACATTTCATTTCTATCTGCTTTAATatcaagttatttgatttaatCAGTTTTTCCCAATTGGTAGAGGAGTTGAGTTTAGCTAGGTATTGATTGAGACTTAACTAAAATGGGTACTGATATTACTGCACCCATGCAAATGGGCTTTCTCGTGTAACCACCCACGCATAGCTCTTCTTACATTCCAGTGTAACATCATCAATCCCGTTGGTACATGATTTCCTTGTTTAACATTCAGGCTGCACGGTTAAGCCCTTATGAAGCACAAACACAAAGAGGAGActgtattttactctgttttgTTTGTTCACAGGTCCCACCATTACTTTCCATCCTCGAAAcgttcaagttttccttgaagGGAACTATACTATTGTTTCCTTTATATGCAAAGCCACTGGAAATCCTACACCCCTAATTAGCTGGTTAAGAGACAACTCCACTGAAGCGAACGGAACAGTCATTCAAACCGGCAGCATCTCGACACTCATACTTGTTTTACTTGGAGAGGAGAAAAATTTTAGCAAGTACAGCAGTCTTGCGAAGAATACAGATGGGAAGGCTTACTCCAAAGAAGGAGCGTTGATGATTCTTGCTCCACGTTTGCACTCTGTGACTTTCGGTGGcggtatatatatatgcatTTCGATACATTGCtcgtaattttaattaattgttAAACTGAAAGTCTAAGATCAAACTCTCCTTAGCTGCATGCATGAAGACTACAATACCAACAGTCATCGATTCCAAAAAAGTCGAGTAAAATTACATAAGTACTTAAACCGCCTGGTATTATGATTGTAGGAACGTTTTGGTGAGGAGACAGAAATTAAATCTACATTTCGTTCCTTTTTTTAACTCACACAGCTGACGCTCTGACGAGTTACCATAAATAAGACaacgcctttttttttcaattcgcTGAGAGGAAACTCCCAAACAAGAACGATCTTTGGCTAGTTAGGTGCATGCGGTTATTCATAACACCAGCAACCATTTAATGAAGAACGGATGAAGCGGCCGGTATCTACGAACAAGATTATCTTGGGACCACCTTTTTGTCAAAAGTCATGGCCCGTCTGTATGGGGAAATTTGTGCCCTCGAATTGCTAGAGGGCCGAAAGTATGCATAAGGTTCCTTTGGCAGCTGCTAAGCGATCTATGCATGATCTAGAGGCACAGGACTATAGCCGGAGGTATAATTAGCCGCTCAGAATCGATTTTCACGAGGAAGGAAAACCCGAAGTGCCCCGAGGAAAAACTCATCCCGTTTGCGTTCGCAGTAGTACTTGTGGGAGATGCAAAGGATGACCGATATATGTGCGCACGCCAGCCTGAGTTTTTCTTATCCTTCGTTATTTTCTGTCAGGTGACGCTTCTAATTTGTCCAGCGTTTTCTTGATGTGGATCTCGGTTGTCATTGGAGTAGTTGTTCTGCTCATTGCAGTGGCAATCTTGATCATCGTGATGTACAACAAGCGCCGAAAGGCTGTATTTTATGTCAGTAACGAGGTATGAAGAAATGTAACAGATCATTGTATATAATAGCTAACAAATTTATCATAGCCATTTTCTGAGATTGCATAGATTGTGGTCATAAAAGTAACATACTATAACTCTAGCAATGCTCGTATTTGCTTGAAATTATGCCCAAAAAAAGTAAAGATGCTGTTTTAAAACTATGCAAATGCTAGCTAGTTctttcttgaaattttcttaaAATGCCATCAGTTCTATTTAATATTTTGGTCAAATACTCCAACACAAATTAAAGGCAAACGCTTGTCgtcaaaaaaaaatcgtttaacTTAagatcagaaacccataagggttgaaacgtgtaacgcgcgttcacagcttccgaatattcagtgcgaactgattggttgaatgtttcagtgctaagtaccatatttggaaacccgtagctcttgttgttccaaatatggtacttagcaaattgaatattcagaagcttgtttcccagcacacaaggggccgttacacgtttcaacccttatgagtttctgttAAGATTTAATTGTGCGTTTTTCTATAGCTACTTTCAAAGACAATGTCAGCAAGCGCAACGTGCATAGATCGGAGTCATGGGTCACGTCATTTGAGAGCCAGGCTATCCCACCACCCAACCCGAGCATTCTTATGAGGCAAAAAGTACTGAGACAAGCACcaaaattgtttttcttgtctAAACATGCACTGTTGCACTGAGTTTGTGCACAAAAAACGGATCGCGTGTTCAATAAATTATCTATTTTGCACTGCAGAATGAACCAAAAGTGCAAATTATGACAAAATAAACATTGTGCCAGCAAAATCtattaaattattatcattGGCTTATACAATAgagggcgtgctgaatctcctaCGCTatgcgttctataaataaatctactctggaaagggttgactctCCCAGGCCAAGTATAGGAGAGAAAGGGGCCCCTTGGTGAACTTCTGTTCTtagctttattttgttttggattAGACTTCATTATTGCTGTCCTATATTTTTTTGCCCCTATAGTTTTATGAACCATTCACGAGAATCTGTTGTTAGAGCTGCCTCTTGACCTGAATGCATTTAACGGACGACATTAGCGGCGCTCCAGTCACATTCGTGTTCTTCCTATCTAAACAAATATTAAACGGATAACGCCATATCCGAGAAATGATATTGTAGGTAATACTGATGCAAGGACACTGACCTAATCCAAATGTTTACAATTCTGTGTTATCACTCGGAAAATTAATCTCGTGAATCAAGAGATATCAAACTGCGATTATTGACAATCATTATATCTGTTCACTTGATAAACTACTATTCTGGCCGGGTTCATCGACAGGACTGTGACCTAAATATAACTATTCCTGTTTTTGTCCCCTCCTCCCACTTTTTCTTTCaggtaaataaatgaaagacaactttttttctcaccGCCAGATCCAAGGAAACAGCACCACCCAGAATGGTCATCAGTTGGCCAACATAGGGACCTGCGCAGCCACTCAATTTTGGAGGATGAATAAGGGAATGGAAAACGTGTACATGGAAAACGTGTTTTAAGCACTGGAAGCAAACTTTTTGATTCTTACTGCGTGACAAGAGCACAGTAGCTAGGGCTGAGTACTTTGTCCTCTCTTTGGGATACACATTTAACCATGTTTCATATTTAAGAGTCTCGCATTGCCCCACTTTCAAAATTGGGCATTATGTCTGGAAACCTTCACCACGGATCCAGTGTAGCCCTCGACCATATGATTATCTTAGGCAAACATTTCCTGTACACCAGTGCTTTAGACAGTAGTAGATATCACTTTTATGACTTTCTGTATTTGAGAAACGAAAAAGTTAGTCTCGAAAAGTACCTCGCTGCGgctaaaagcaaagaaaataagttTGTAAAAAAGTGGATAGTAATCCCTTAGTTTCTGGCTTTCTGTTTAAAATAGTTAGTGTTCGTCAGTACTGTATTGTAAGTAGTATTAATTTCCCCAAATTGTAAAAGTACCGTGTTGTCAGTTGTGTAAGCAATGTACTTTGACTAGTCGTAAGTGTTGCATTTGTCAGTAGACAAAGCGTAATGtagcattttcttttttaagtatAGAGATTTCCTTACATTTCCGGGATGAAGTAAAAAATCGTATAGTCATGACAAACGATGTTTTCACTAATTAAGAACTTGTCGTCTCAGGCTTTTAATTGGTCGGCCGATTTTTCAAGTTCACTACTGAAAAATTATCATTCCTGCGTTTTGACTGGCTAGTAgtttgttgaattttggcgTGCAGGGCCTGTCCACCGACGGCGGGTAGTCAAAGCTAAGTAAACATGGTGCCCGACTGGTGCATGGCTGTCAAAGTTTATTGCTTGGTTTTCTCCAGAAAATACTTCAAAAACGCttttaaagtttgaaagcaTTCAAGGGAGGTATGGACAGTAAAGCTTtcttttatttccaaaatattttgctatttgtttgaAGCTTTTGTTGAGTGCTTTGATAGCCTCACAATAAATACTCGCCTCTTTTAATTTATATGTATATAAACCATAGTTGGTTAACTACGATTACTGCGATTAAACCAATTACTTCGtggttggctcgtttgtacgatttttattactcccTCGTTGTGACGCTCGTTCTTTTATTGAGGGGTAGAAGGATCTCATGTAGGACACATTTGGCTGATCTCTACAAATATTTTTATCCGCAGTCGTCAGAGGAGCTACGAAGAAAACACAAGAAGGTCTGTCGAAAACTTACTCCTTCGCTCGCTCGTTCGTTTAAGCGAttcttcacaactcgtgaataaaaatcggcgtcctcactcaccaaccatgaaatAGTCGATAcgtattttaaaatttccaaaaaaagtcTCACATTGCTTCTTCACTCGGTCAGATATACTTAACGTAGTGTTACATCTAAAGTCATTAAGAAATACTTTATTAAGATTCTCTTTAAACACTTTCACCAGGATTTTGTGGTGTTATTTAGAGTGGATGCAAATTTGCTTTTGAACTTTTTGTTTCATTGTATGTTACACACTAATTGAGTAATAACGGCAACTAAAGAAAGAGTtggaaataaaacaataaacatgTGTAATGATGGCAGCCTCATTCATTTGGAATGGATTTATGGTTACACAATTGCGTCCTTAATTAATTAGGCATATTGATAACAAAACCCAAAATCTGTATGCTCAGGTTATGcagttgccaaaaattgaatTGTGAGGTTTAAAGCCCTTTCCATTTGTTATTTGTCTGTTTTTCATATCTAGTAGTAGAGCAACTGATCGATAC includes these proteins:
- the LOC137971987 gene encoding uncharacterized protein isoform X2; protein product: MASSQDTTKKGNKYFQWSSEHDVIMCREVLVSEPFNFKPRSPERGKVWDAIAQRLNAIDQPKFRVSARAVRDRYSLLTAKQAQKLRDEEKASGIHVEISELDSLLEEILEREKDGKAKIESQDLDKNRKAEKEKATAEEVRKQAMERMADTKKRENDESDKGNGKKKGGYFFWSASEKKHNLPSITGTILPPGLHLPLVVSEMLQAINMIFNHYT
- the LOC137971987 gene encoding uncharacterized protein isoform X1, with product MASSQDTTKKGNKYFQWSSEHDVIMCREVLVSEPFNFKPRSPERGKVWDAIAQRLNAIDQPKFRVSARAVRDRYSLLTAKQAQKLRDEEKASGIHVEISELDSLLEEILEREKDGKAKIESQDLDKNRKAEKEKATAEEVRKQAMERMADTKKRENDESDKGNGKKKVRRSTSDTIDYLKEKSAKDHDLKEKELELRKRELELAADKQAQAAQQQDSMMRAFMSQMQEQQQSLQAMLITQQQQQNKILMALMENKKKE
- the LOC137970444 gene encoding muscle, skeletal receptor tyrosine-protein kinase-like yields the protein MLSVIFLVCVLLKSSTSCSTAKNDFADPFLPTVELRTMEFPGDNILPTGYNLTIACISNSSKKVPGYLDKPYWIQYYFNDVKKLLHGCGGSHVAVDSEASKVCKFFIQNATEKHSGNYTCRSFNQYQCTGRTIELEFRAPSPPTFTKIPPRELLVSSGHVVNMRCEASGVPLPVITWFKDGVPVSEEKLSVVKRASLISFKSVTSTDEGVYWCAARNPFGWKMSSDTSLSLPQSPTITFHPRNVQVFLEGNYTIVSFICKATGNPTPLISWLRDNSTEANGTVIQTGSISTLILVLLGEEKNFSKYSSLAKNTDGKAYSKEGALMILAPRLHSVTFGGGTFW